The sequence AGTACCTCTAATGTCTTATAATTGTATAGTATCCTCGTTAATTCATAGACGATGCAAATGTTGAAATATAGAGCAAGTTTTTTTGCATCTGCTATCTTTTCACGTTACTAATGGTTTTCAATATCTATAGACTCTCATGGGCTCAAGGCGGCCAAAATTCAAACTTTTTGCCAGGTATGAAGCCTTAAATGCTTATTATtggataaatatatatatgttttttttggaAGAAATAAATAGATATATGTTTAACGTGCAACTTAAATAATTTAGACTATATTACtgttcaaatatcatattttgaTGGTACTTTCAAAACTGGCAATTATTGTTCTTCAATGATGTCCTTTTTGATAATTGGAACAACTCGCAACTGATGAGAATATAAGAACAAATAGTTGTCattttactaaaatttatagttagtaagaaattgaaatatttttaaccGTACGTATCAAGTGTCATGTTTAGACTGTTGTTTCGACACTTGATAGGTGtcttttttacatgttttattgcattagttttgtgCGTGTGCATTTCATctatattttgtttgttttagaaTTAACATATGCATTTGATCATCTCACTCGTACTTAATGAATTAGCAGGTGAAATGGCCGGAAAACTGAAATCGGGTGAGAAGGATACAAGCCACAAGAAAAAGAGAGTGAATTTGGCAGAAGAGTTGGCGCCCGGGCAGTAGAATCTTCCCGCTCGGGCGCGAAGATTGATTTCCTTAGCGTGTGGATAAAAGAGTTGGCGCCCGGGCGATAAGATCTTACCACTCGGATGCGAGTTGTGTCTTTTGAAGAGTAGAAAACATAATAGTCGGTGCTCGAGCGGTaggatcttaccgctcgagcgcgagtgCTATGAGTTGGAAGAGTGAAGACAGAAGATTCGGCGCTCATGTGATAGAATTTTACCACCCGAGCGGGACtcaattttggaaaaatttatgcgcaatgatttctttctttccgtgtgaagtttacaaattttgGGCAAAAAAGTGGCATATGGGAAGAGAGAGGGCACGAAACAGCCACAAAGTTTGGGAGAGAAGAAAAAAGGCTTGGAgtgaaaaaattcaagattgCCGAGCACCGTTCTTCTCGTTTTCGTCACATCTGGTACTTCTAGCTTAAAAATTCttgtttaaatattgttttacttatttttatcatgaattctagtagctaactttcataattgttgggatttaaggggatcctaccccgaaaccgtgtttagttaatttatttctcaacTTTTGATTGATTCTTGATTGTGCTTTTATTTTCATTGCATTATTAAAgcgtaattaaatttaataacaaTCTCATATTGCAAGTGAGTTCAagagaatagcttgtgataggaatgagtagcatagtccgtggatttacaatttGCATAGAGATATGAAGTTGGATACACGTCGATAATCATAGCCCAGTAAGTCGAAAgttaggggatttcatagaacgGCATGCAATTCAccattgataaataattaaagaaatttaacTTCACTGagttgaattagtttggcatagctcgagatgCATGTTTAATTGTTTAGGAAATACCGTCGAAAGCGTGAATCATtatcgaacgaattaagtaAACGAACGGGGTAGGTAGAgcgatattcccaacaaattcattctTCATCGAAtctttgattaattattttagtttgtTAAAGTCATCATTTAAtcctaaaaatatttaataattgtttatttaatcattCAGTAGTAAGTAATCATTCAAATCATCGTTGCTAAAAGTTTAATAATTGGAAATAATAATTGTGACGATACTCAAGAACATGCTCGTTTAATAAATGGATCAAATTCGTGGGTTTCTTGCGTGCTCTTCGAAGCTCGACTTGGTAATAAGCTTTTTTGAGGTCTTTCGTTAATATTATCGAGCAGAGCTTGAAATTAAAGATATTTGACTTGTGAGCTCGCAAACTTGCTCGTTTATTGACTCGCGAGCCTGTTTGCGAGTTCGATCTCggctcgcgagctcgagctcTGCTCGTTTATTGTTAGCGAATATGTTCATTTATATGgatcatattttttttgttaagtttgtcgttttggttatttatgaatgatttttcacttttttttgttttagtttatCATTAGTTTAAGAGATATAATTTGTTGTACGATCGAGCTCGATCTATCTTTAAAAAACTTGAATCAAGCTCGAACTCGAGTTCTATTATATGTTTAATGAGCTAAAAAACGAGCTCCTTTAACTAGTATAAATTGAGCTAGGCTCGTTATATATGATAAACGAGCTATTAACTAACAGTGATCGAGCTACTCGCGAGCTTAGTAATTTCGATACGAGCCGAGCTCGAACCTTAGAATAAAAACTTGAATCAAACTCAAGCCTATATAAATCTTAATCGAGTCGAATTCAAGTCTCATCTATGTTGGCTCGATTTGATTAGTTTACTTCTCTAGTCATATCAAgttatattatgatattatcAATTAATTCGTGAACAAGAAGAATCTTGTCTTCAATAAGACACCCAACAACAAATCCATGTTGCTTGGAAAATATAGTTTTCCACAAAAGTTACTTCTACTATGCGTAAAATTctgataataattttatttgtaaCATACTTACACAAATAATCTGAATATTGTCCCTTTTATTTAGAAATCAGAATGAGTGTTTTCGTTGAAAGATGTCCAAATATAATGTTAATGCCTTTCCAGCAGCCCATTTAAGGCCCAAATTAAATCTAATGTAAAAAGATTGAAAACTTCTGTGATCCTTTATTGGCATATATAAGCAAAATTTAATGAAACGACAAGTTCTTGATCTTATATTTAATTACTATGTTTTAGTTGTTCTTCCAATAGAGATATTTTgttaatcaaatcaattaatcTTTCAGTTCAATTCGAGAAAAGATTCgacatttcaaaaaaaaaaactcgagaagtttaaattttgaaaatctaaaATCTATTTTTGTTTCGACTCGTTTCCTACTAATTCGTTTTAATCAAGTAGGAGTATCGTAAACAGGTTGGCCATGAGAAACTACTCGATTCGGGATTCTGATAATATTAATAGTTTTAATAACTTCAAAATGAATGGATAGGATGGACAAAATTGGAtacaaaaatggaaaaaaaaagtgCTAATAATTTATTAAGGTTTGTAATTCTCAACAACCAACATATTCCCTTAAGTTTTTGAGGGGTTCGGCAATTCCCTCAAATGGATTTATAAAAAGATCTTTAACCCCACACGCCTTTCCGCCTACTCGATACTCTTATTTATCAAGTGCATCATCATCTCCATATCTCTTTAAAGCCAACAACTTAGGGTGTTTTATCTACTATAATATATAATGGTTTTCTTATCCTACTTactataataatttgtatgataACTTGTAGTTCATCTGGTTCTGTTGCCATCGAAACGAGGGGGTGAGGTATTCGCCCCCAAGCCTCGAGACACATGATCGAGTGAAGATCGATCTACTGGTATAAAACAATATAAATCAGTAAATTTAGTAATTAGAACTTACGATTTTCACAAGAGTTATGTTATTTACACTCCAATCATTGTTAGTCACACCTCAATTttgttgataatttttttttacataaatcggaacatgattaaaaaaaattgagcatAACTGTTACCATCACTAAAAATAAgtgattattttcattaattagatttaaaaaaataattttgtgtgtTTATTATTAAACTCAGATTATGCAttagtttttatatttaatttaattgaattcaaaagCTGGTGGAACGCTGATTCTATTTCTACAAAAGTGATTCTGATAAAaaatcaatgttaaaatcatttatttatccaATTTTCACTTCTGTTTTCATGCACTACCGACTATTGATTTTTCACCACCTTTTCATAATCTATAAATTTAGTCGTTTTTACAGAATCATAATCTTTTGCAAACAGTATTGCCTAAATAACATGGTCTTCTTATAaattcttataatttaaaactttttcaaTTGTGGTAGAAATGAGTGCTCCCACTCACAATTATCATACATGGATATGTggttaaacaatttaaaattttagttcacAGTACCAAAGATAgcttttgattattatatttgtACATCTTAAacctatttaataaaaatggcTTAAAAAGTTGTATAAATAAACATGGTCATTGTGAGCTATGGATATACTAAAAGGTAAATTAAAATCTTTCCATTGAATTCCGGACTCTTCATTAAccttttttttatgtttcagCAGACAAAACGCCAACTCTCACTCATCACACGTTTGgtaaatactaaaaaaaatatttgatagttCCAATTTTCCGATTAGtaagtctcttatgagacggtctcacgaatctttatctgtgagaccgtctcacaagagacctactcttgttACAAATACTCGAACAAGTGTTAACAATGGTCTCCGTTACCTCGTTACTTTTCGGTGAAAATACTAAAAGTAAAATCAAGGACATATCTACTACATTAGATTGCAATTCGAAAATATTTTggactaaaaatgaaaattaataagtTACATTACTAAATTGTAAATTCtctcaatttaatttaatcgaATCATTGCACAcctcttttaaaattttggattaatgtaaatacatattaaaatttgagattAAAATACAAATGTTCTATTACTTTAtactattatatttaatatagtTCACCTACCATAATATAGATGGAAAATTATAATTCTGATTACCTATGTGATGTCTTCTTCATTGTGATTTTAGTTTCCTATATTGCCAATTTTTGGGTTCGTGTATCTTttgatttttgacaattttagtcattttcttTACCTGAAATGTTTATATGATATTACACACATCAGTATGAAGTTTGTGCTACATCAACGCTTCATTAACTCGAAgtcaggaaaaaaaataaaattgtggaagaagaaaaacatAGTAGAGTAAAACTTTAATTTGACAATATAGgtggctaaaataatataaagacaAAATATATGAGaccaaaattacatttttttcccTAATATAGATTGTTCTATTATATACTAAAAACCCAGACCTTTCATTCGCAGAGTAAAATTAAAACagctatttaaaaaaatagattatatgtaattaatttatgaagttcaacttgtaataattttaatttcaaacttcctaaaaacaaagataatttgaaaaaaaaaatcatttgacgAAGAACTGAAAGTTAAACCTTTGATCATCACCAAACTGGATCTGCCATTATATATTCTTCGTACGAATAATATGAAATTATTACATTGTTCGGAATTATGTCATGTAATGATGTACAAATACAGAATAATAATGGCTCAAATGAATTGCAATGTATTTATTGTTAAAGTCCTTGAAACATGCATGCATAAGTCTTGGGAatcatcaatttattttatcaaatggAAAGTTAtcaaattgaaaaaagaaaaatattagaatataATATTTCCTAAAGGTAAATGATGCTGCTGCAGGATCTTTCTCATTTATTTAGCTCTGTTACTATTAATGTTTGTTGAATGAAAACTTTTTCCCACTGTAATGTTGAATTTTAGGTTTTGTTTTACTTTAGTTTTCGAAGTTtggttttaatatattaatctGGTCGATTTGCTGATACGACACCGAAAAATACTGATATAGGACCATAAAATATTCATGTAACATCAAAAATTGCTGACTTGTCAGATATTACGTCAGCGACCGGGCCAAATAGTCGAGTATGAAAAGTTAGTgtaccaaaatcaagacaatTTAATGGAATAAAgctcaaaataaaacaaattaatagacgaaaaaaatcattttctcgaaaaaaataaaactaaatttcatattttcgtaTAACAATGATTTGTTCGCttaattatatttcatttgtATTATTGTTCCCATgtctatttataaaataattgcaCCTTTTAAATTCTATTCTTATAAACTCGACGATTGCCTAAGATATCCACCACTTGGAGCTTGAATGAACATATAGGTATCACTTTGCCTCATAATTAGATGTTGATTGGCCTTCtttattcaataatttcaatCAAACTTTTCCTTTTTTGCTTTAAAACTTTTCCTCTATTATGTTCCACATtatataaatgcaatgcaaaaaatatgcatatattgTACATAGTAAGTATTTCCATGTTTTAATTGAAAATCTACCAGCACTATGGTTTTACAATTATGTACGACTAGAGGGTCGTGACACACACAATGTTTAAGATCGATCCATAGAAAAAAATGGAGAAgaaaatagattttttaaataaaataaaatgaaagttgacagtttttaaaaattaaaatggtaGGATGCAAAGAGAAATTTGGAATGTCCTGAAACTGAATGGCTAAATGatattgagtaggtctcttgtgacacggtctcacgaatctttatctgtgagacgggtcaaccctactgatattcacaataaaaaataatactcttagcataaaaagtaatactttttcatggatgacccaaataagatatctgtcacacaaaatacgactcgtgagaccgtctcacacaagtttttaccaatGATATTTTTGGAATTATAGAAACGTTTCGCCAACATAATAAAGGTTAGTTGCTCCTGGgaatttaactttaattaatagTATAGATAGTAAAGTAGTTTTCTTTGTTGCTCTTtgcaaaagaaaaattaattataattttggtcGAGTATTATAAGTACATTTTGTATATCGTATTTTAATTAAGCCCTAGTGAAATCGAATTTCTTGCTGactcaaaataatattaattatataatttaatttatacagTAGGAATGCTTAATTTTTTCCAAGAATTATatcacaatatatacatgccaagtgcaaaattatataaattctaaaaatttaattttgattgtACTAGAGCATTATATATTACTAATTTCCACAAAGCCGGAGAACAACCAaacaaatgaaaacaaaaaaataagataCAAAAAGGgaaatttatcaatatattataacaataattattataattttaaaaataacaaatttggCATTATTTCCCAAATTATTATAACGTTGGAACCTCCCACAAGCATGTGTCTTTCACTTGGATTCATGAATGTCTGGGAACCTGAAACAATTCCAAGAAAATTATCAGGAACAACAACAAACAACAACAATGTGTGCTGCTCCTCCGACCTCAATTTTTCATTCCGGCGACGATTTTATCCAACTACGACGAAGTTACATTTTCGTGTTTATCACACCTGTAAACTATAAACTCTTAACATATTGTCGCATTTTCGTGAAAGATTTTTATACTATATTGTACTGTAATACGCGATATGATCGAAGAATTACTATATCACCCCTGATTATctaaatccaaaaaaaatagCATAAAGTACTAATTCAACATAACCATTCGCAGAGGTGGTGATATATATTGCTGATGAGGAAGAAGCTACAAATAATATCTGtccaattatataaattttcttcaactcaaaaaataaaaaataaaaaataatggaaCCTCTTATCACTTGAATTATCAGATATtaaagttaaatattttttaataccaTATATATTCAGTGGCACGAGCAATTCATTAAAGTTTCTGCAGACCTTTTTGAagataaacatatatattttagaactgaaaaagttatttaaaaaaaacatattatttgcaataaaactaattaatttaatcattaaTGAGGTCGACGATGGAATTCAGTGCATATTCACATGAGAACAATTAAAATCTGGGCTGACGTTTTCTGGGACTCAAATTTCAatgcaaaaaatatattaaatatataaattaaatatatatcaaatttaaaaaaatttaccagAAAATAGCTTTCACCATGCTGCAAGCTCTGCACCAGAAATCCATACTCATTGACTTGAACTGGCACTCCTGAAGAATGAAATAACACAAAATCTCCACCAAACATGGCCTTAATATCCAGAGGACCCCTCGCCAACTCTGTTGCTACTCCATTTATGAACACTGTTATCACTCCTGAATTTTATGCCGTCcacaaatataattaattaagatgatcagctaattatatttaataaagattttttgGTATAAATTTCAACATCAGCGTTAAAAACCATGTAAgattttattcaataaatattatttaattttaaaatatagtatatttgattaaaattttatgcatattttgAGGATTGGTGAGGAGTTGAATTCAGCGCAATGATTATACTGGCTagtcaacaaaaaaataaattgatggaaatatattttccaaaatGCTTGAAAATATTGAGAACGATAATATTTTGGGAATAAAAAATACATCCGAGGGGTGAAAATAGACATCGGAATGGATTCTTGTCTGGTTTACTGTATCATTCATTTGTATTTTGTTCCCCACTTTTTTCTAAATTTACCCGTACAAGAATCTAGTATAATTTGAACctgacaaaaaataaaaaattaataataataataataataatttgaaccCGAAACCTAATTACAATTAACCAGTAGCACCACAAGAATTTGTAATTTTAGTGGTAAATTTATTGGCGAAGTTTTGAGCTTAGCGAGGTTACATTTTCGTTTAGAAATTGGCTTTGAGgggaaaaaatcatatttcaaaatataacaaaaagtTCTTGATCCATAGCCAATTAATTTTTGTGGGAGATGATTTCATAATATTTGGAGactgaaatttaattttcaattaaaaaaaaatttaatcgacCCCGTTGATATTGGGGTGACGCAAAATTTAGGGTTTGAAATcttgaaagaaaaaaacaaaattactcACCAGGCTGGTAATGCAAATGGGAAGTAATATCAGAGTGACAAAAAATGGGGTTATGCTCCAGTTCTTGCAGGCCCGAATGGCCCGAAAACGAGTAGAAATCATGAGAATTATGAGGAATACAAGTGTTTTCACCAATCCCAGAAGACGAAGAAGAGCCCGAGCCCACCAAACAGGAGCTCATGTTCGCCGAGAAAGACAAGGAACCAGCTGGCACGAGACCAGCAGTGACAGCATTAATTTGATCGAACTGAATTGCGCCGACACCACCATGCTCCGGGCCCTGCGGCAGCTCCACGGCTGTGAGGCTCGCCTGGATTTGTCTCTGCCGACGCCTCGAGCGGGAGCGGCGGTTCTGGAACCAGTAGAACACATTGGCGTCGCCCACCGACCCGAATTTCTCCAGCATCTTCCGGATTCTCACCGTCTCGTCCTTGGGTGGATTCACCATCCCGCTGTTGAAGATTGATTCGAGGATCAAGATTTGTTCAGGTTTCGGGGTCCACCTCGACCTCACCGGCTCGTTTCTCTGGTCGGCCTCACCGCCGTAGCTCGGCCTCGAGCGTCCAGCATCTTGGCCTTGATCACCCATTAATTGATATGAATAAACAAAACGAGAGAAAATTGACGGCAAGTAGATATATATCAACTTGTAAGTCTAGTCCACATCAAGTGTGCCTAGCTAGGGTATTTAAAGCCCATGGAGGAATGTTATAGACTGAAATGACCCTTTTGGcctcatgtatatatatatacatatatatatgtgtgtgtgggtgTGTGTGTCTATgtctatacatacatatacatgtgtgtatgtatatctgTTGTATGTGCACGTTCGGGTACGTGTCCTATTAAAAGGTACTAGATCCCCTTGAGCTTGTCATAAAGATGCTgagaaaatttattgatttaataaTTAGAAGCTTTAATTTAGTAATATTAAATGAGTGGTAAAAGAGAAGAACCCGAATAAAAACAAGTCaaataagataaaaataaaaatgaaaatgaaaaagatCTACAAAGACTAAGCTATTAAAGAAGTGCGAAATTAGATTTACTTTAGATTAATGTGTTGTTGATGGTCTGAATTTGTGCAGCTTTAGAATTTAAACTAATGCCAATAACAAGTTAAAACAGACCAAATTAAAGTACAATTGGATGTTTCCTAGGAAGTCCATGTTTCCATGTGATTGCCTTATTATGTCTGAAatcttaataaattattaattaagcgtTTTAAGTGATTAATTAAGCATCTTATGAAACAATTANTTGAAGTTTTATTATACTTCCACGTatatttcattcaaaataagatcCAACaagcattttttttatatgagctTACACGGATGATATGATGTTGAACACATCAGATATACTTTGCATCATGTTAGAAACGAATGATGTCATCTCAACGCCACAAAAATGGTTGATGCTACCGCAACGTCACATCAACATTCTCATtaaaaaaagctaaaatttcTAAAGATATCGAACTAATACTGAAATTTGACgaaaaaattaccaaaatcgcAATGAAGtcaacataaaatatcataatagtAATCTTTCTCTCCAATTTAAGAGAAAGATTTGTTCCTCAATATGAAGACAATTATTCATTCACAAGTTCTTCAATGTACacatattttacgttttttgtGAAAACCCTTAGATTGTCATAACGAAAAAAATTCTCGTAACATGaagttatttgaaattcatcacatGGGTTAATAACCAAACTTACAAATACAAATGGTGGAATTCTaaattaattcatgaaattaaaaaatacccaaaaaagtgtgatgtatttaaaatattataatttcaaatcCTTCCTTCTAAATAGACGCTAAATCTGTATGTCTAGAATCTAGATACCTGATCCTTGTCCTGGTCGTTACATTTCAGCTTTATTCAAAAtctttctctgtttttttttaaaaaaaaaattttgaaatcgtaatctcttttaaaataaaggaaagttctcaaatttaattttggtATTGCATTTGTGGCCTATTGAGAAAATGTTTCtggaaaatttattttgaaatattatatatgtaaaaaatattatgagaaattttatttgttttcctatatatttgtatatttgTGATTATggccttttattttttttcaagttttatttttaatttgttatatattcttttgcaattttagtttttttcccAACGTGTCGTTTATATGGTACCAATGCAGTGTTGATGTGACGTCAATATGGTGCTGACGTGTTCAGTGTCACATCAGCTTTTCCgatgaaaatttattaaaattaccaaaaaaacgAAAAATACAATACTAAGAATGAAATTTGAAACACAAAATACCAAAATCGCAAATAAAGAAACATAAGGGACCAAATAacgatttttcaaaaaatataacaaaagaaATTGTCCATTTAATATTAATGACTAAAAAGAATTATATTAATTAGAAGAACTTATTGCAAACGCCATTGTGTAGGGATATATTTTGGGACAATGAAGATATATTTGCAATTTTGtgtatagataaaaaaaaaattgggaataATTGTCCAACAGACTGTACTATCGTAACAATAGATCaggaaaaaaattacaaaagatGTGCTATAAGTTGACATGTTTTtgataatttcttatttaaatgGACAAAGTTTAGTTTTTACACCAATAAATTGGAtttttttcacttttagttGTTTTTCATCGGAATGTTAGCATGATGTCGGACATGTTAAACTGTACATTAATGTTGCAATAAAGGAACAAAAGCGCACATATGAAAGCTATGCTTTTCCTTGATTCCTTTGTCACCTCTATAGAATGAGCTCCCACTCTGCATGAGTTTCGTCTCCCCTCTATATTCACACAAGActacattttcaaaaaattaaaaaattattataggaTGTGAGATCGATGCCGAACAAATctaaaacaataattttgaGTAGAATATGGATCGGGATGAACATGTTTATAAATAAACGGGTCGCGTAGATATGATTTCTTCCATAAATACAAGGACTTAGATATCGAGTCTTTTAAAAAACCTGACCCATTGTTATCCCGaatcaattatattttcattAGTAACAAAATTTAACCACTAACGTCTTATTCAACCTTTGCTTTTTCCTAGTGATTATACCAATTATTTACCTAAATTAAAGACTTTTTTCTTATAAAagagaaataaaaaagaatttttttgtcaaaaaataaCCCTAAATAAAAGTTTAATTACTATTCCACTTACTCGACCTTTATTCCTAGTGGTCGCCACTAATATTCTTGCCGACGCTACAAGCACATCCTAATGTATAGAGGTACTCataattttggaaaatttcttGCTCTATGGATTTTTAAACTTGTTCTTTCCTTGTCATTGTCTCGAATTTGGAGAACATGAtccaaaacattaaatatttatttccaGAAAGTATAGCTGACGTGTTCGACATCACATCAACGATCTcagaaaaaaaatgattaaaattacaaaacaaGCAAAAATAGTAAACAAGGGTTCGAAATTTGACTACGTAATTGACCAAAATTTCAATGAGGCCAACTTAAAGGACTAATTTTACAATTTCCCTTAAATTGTGTTGGGGATCGATGTAGAGTTTagggggggtgaataaactcttttcttttctgatttcttcttttgaagttgctaaaatcctgttagagattgtagctaatcttgttcaagtatgcaaCTAACAAATCACAGAATAGTGCGGAAATGATCTGATGGTTcagtaattgaaatgataaaaacagtaaGCAATAGACAatagttgtttatggaagttcgaagataaaatcttctacgtctccctttcttctgtttccagaaggtatcactaaaagactttggattttacagtacacactcgtacacacccacttcagcaggacttaccaTCTGCctattgaaactcttagtgtatcaacacgataaaataatatataatcaaggttctggaaaagactcttttccagattacaaactcttctcaacaagatatgaatagtgtgaactgtttatgaagagtatgagaaatagcagcacaagatgatcttcaACCGATCAAATATATACTATGAAAcgtgtgctacttttctgtatgTCGAGCTTTTTGTGAGATAAGAGAGTTTTTGAGCTCAGATCAACGTTGTGAGTATTGTAATCAGTATTGtccctctttctttttttatcaacgttgttcttgtatatttataaaagtttttgatcccaacgtctataaata comes from Primulina huaijiensis isolate GDHJ02 chromosome 17, ASM1229523v2, whole genome shotgun sequence and encodes:
- the LOC140963641 gene encoding WUSCHEL-related homeobox 11-like; this translates as MGDQGQDAGRSRPSYGGEADQRNEPVRSRWTPKPEQILILESIFNSGMVNPPKDETVRIRKMLEKFGSVGDANVFYWFQNRRSRSRRRQRQIQASLTAVELPQGPEHGGVGAIQFDQINAVTAGLVPAGSLSFSANMSSCLVGSGSSSSSGIGENTCIPHNSHDFYSFSGHSGLQELEHNPIFCHSDITSHLHYQPGVITVFINGVATELARGPLDIKAMFGGDFVLFHSSGVPVQVNEYGFLVQSLQHGESYFLVPRHS